Part of the Gracilimonas sp. genome is shown below.
TACAAGTACCACCCCGTTAAATAACCGATCAATGGTCAGCATTTCTAAAACTTAAAGCCGAAGTAAATTTTTGGTACCGCTCATAATCTTCGGGATTCTCTTCTTTCCATTTATCAAAGTAAACTTTTATGAATGCTACTATACAGCCAAATAGGAAAGCCGCAATCATGATATATGCTCGCTTGGGGCTGTGCTTATAGGTTGGCTTCACGGCATTATCAATCACCATCAGTCCGGATGTGGCTTCTTCAAAACTGAGCTTTTGCTGCTCGTACTGCGGATAAAGCACCTTATAAATCTCTTCCTGAACCATGACCTCACGATATCTCCTTAAGTACTCAACAAATAGGGCCGGCATTTTTTCCACGGGCTGGAAAATATCAAATTGCCCGTCGGTCGTTTCCAATCCTTCACCCGAGCCTTTAATGAGGTTATTATAGCGTCGTTCAAGGGCTCTTTTCTGAGTTCTTAAATCGGTAAGCTTTGAACTGTTTTCACCCAGAACATCCTGCAGGTAGTTGATTTGAATTTCCAACTTCACCAGCTCGGTTCTTACTTCTGCGATCGCACCAATCTGAGCTGCCGCCTGTTCTTCCACTTCCAGAATTCCATACCGGCTTTGAAAAGCAACCAGACTGTCTTCAGCTTCTTCCATGTCGGCCAGGTTTTGCTCCAGCCGGTTTTTGATCAGCAGATAACCGTCTTCAACATTCTTTTTGTT
Proteins encoded:
- a CDS encoding GNVR domain-containing protein; the encoded protein is MSEDRKVDILDVATTLALRKKTIAIIVLTATVIGTILAFAWPKTYRSEVSFVVTDGNSINLSGGGLLSGLADIQMGGSSISAEQVLVLLRSTEIQDQLIDEFNLGEVYGNDIPEAQRKMFDNSIEIEDIREGGIGFNSIIALKLAHLGDDPERVYNLVKRYYEVVDSTVQKLNKKNVEDGYLLIKNRLEQNLADMEEAEDSLVAFQSRYGILEVEEQAAAQIGAIAEVRTELVKLEIQINYLQDVLGENSSKLTDLRTQKRALERRYNNLIKGSGEGLETTDGQFDIFQPVEKMPALFVEYLRRYREVMVQEEIYKVLYPQYEQQKLSFEEATSGLMVIDNAVKPTYKHSPKRAYIMIAAFLFGCIVAFIKVYFDKWKEENPEDYERYQKFTSALSFRNADH